Proteins from a single region of Engystomops pustulosus chromosome 5, aEngPut4.maternal, whole genome shotgun sequence:
- the LOC140132999 gene encoding proto-oncogene Mas-like, producing the protein MKILSVIRMEEQDFFNETQERKLQDPSDIHFTITACCILAVCLFGMLGNGVAFWFLSFKIPRNKFTVYIINLIIADFTYLFFNATLMALQIDQLMDLHPNFPGMSIVILLLEIFYDGAYQAGMLFLLAISIERCVSVFYPIWYRCHRPKHQSLVICLTMWFIACLESCLDNLICSPEAFSAGSLKCTGVQVMTFVVSIVISLPLMLISSIILLIKIKTASIKCRPPKLYVTIIVSVFVFLVACVPVKFMWLLLYLKCLPNGFQSVHFFFASILCTVFSSSINPYIYFMIGRQKKLKFRQSIHSALHHVFHVEEDEAEKAFENSSGLSNIS; encoded by the coding sequence ATGAAAATCTTGTCGGTCATAAGAATGGAAGAACAGGATTTCTTCAATGAAACCCAGGAAAGAAAGCTCCAAGACCCCTCTGACATCCATTTCACGATCACAGCCTGTTGTATCCTTGCTGTCTGCTTGTTTGGAATGCTAGGAAATGGAGTTGCCTTCTGGTTTCTTTCTTTTAAAATTCCGAGAAACAAATTTACAGTCTATATAATAAATCTCATCATTGCTGACTTCACGTACCTCTTTTTTAACGCTACTCTTATGGCCCTCCAAATTGATCAGCTAATGGATTTGCATCCTAATTTTCCAGGAATGTCTATTGTCATTCTTTTGTTAGAAATATTCTATGATGGTGCATATCAGGCTGGCATGCTATTTCTTCTTGCAATTAGTATTGAGAGATGTGTTTCTGTGTTTTATCCTATTTGGTACCGTTGCCATCGTCCCAAACACCAGTCATTAGTTATTTGTTTAACCATGTGGTTTATTGCTTGCCTTGAAAGTTGTCTTGATAACCTTATCTGCTCACCTGAGGCTTTCTCAGCTGGTTCATTAAAATGCACAGGGGTTCAGGTTATGACTTTTGTTGTATCAATTGTTATTTCTCTACCCCTAATGCTAATATCCAGCATTATATTACTCATTAAGATCAAAACTGCATCTATAAAATGTAGGCCTCCAAAGCTCTACGTGACTATAATTGTTTCAGTGTTTGTTTTTCTTGTAGCCTGTGTGCCGGTCAAATTCATGTGGCTTTTATTGTATCTCAAATGTTTACCTAATGGTTTTCAATCAGTACACTTCTTCTTTGCCAGTATTTTATGTACTGTGTTTAGCAgcagtataaatccatatatttaCTTCATGATTGGAAGACAAAAAAAGCTAAAGTTTAGACAGTCAATTCATTCCGCTCTGCACCATGTTTTTCATGTGGAAGAAGATGAAGCTGAAAAAGCATTTGAAAATAGCTCAGGATTGAGCAATATTAGCTAA